One Alnus glutinosa chromosome 3, dhAlnGlut1.1, whole genome shotgun sequence genomic region harbors:
- the LOC133863602 gene encoding RPM1-interacting protein 4 codes for MAQRSHVPQFGNWESGDNVPYTVYFDKARKGRGGAKMINPNDPEENRDLFSDDSSSAQGPTSRAVAEPEEPIRQKPGRSTHERQRSRENGDLKQFTDNLGGRDNSEAANQRHGGRGVSSGETYKRPSRHSAGSEQSVERSPLHRQAKVPARDGGVNPHSFEGKASYDSAHGTPGRARMKPETRGDETPEKGAAVPKFGAWDENNPASAEGFTHIFDKVREERQTGAGRIPGPNETPYNNIRRQNPDDSAKSCCFPWGRK; via the exons ATGGCA CAACGTTCACACGTACCACAGTTCGGCAATTGGGAAAGTGGAGATAATGTTCCTTACACAGTTTACTTTGATAAGGCTCGCAAAGGTCGAGGTGGGGCCAAGATGATAAATCCAAATGACCCTGAGGAGAATCGTGATCTATTTTCTGATGATTCATCTTCAGCTCAAGGTCCTACTTCCAGAGCTGTTGCCGAACCAGAGGAACCAATAAGACAAAAACCAGGAAGATCAACACATGAACGGCAAAGGAGCAGGGAAAATGGTGACCTCAAGCAGTTTACTGACAATTTGGGTGGCAGAGATAACAGTGAAGCAGCAAATCAACGTCATGGAGGCCGTGGGGTAAGTTCTGGTGAAACCTATAAAAGACCTTCAAGGCATAGTGCTGGATCTGAGCAGAGTGTTGAGCGTTCACCCCTCCATCGCCAGGCAAAGGTCCCTGCAAGAGATGGTGGGGTCAACCCACACTCTTTTGAAGGAAAGGCTTCATATGACAGTGCCCATGGAACTCCTGGAAGAGCCCGAATGAAACCAGAGACTCGAGGCGATGAAACG CCTGAGAAAGGTGCTGCTGTTCCAAAATTTGGCGCGTGGGACGAGAACAACCCTGCATCAGCTGAAGGTTTTACTCACATTTTTGATAAAGTGCGGGAGGAGCGGCAGACGGGGGCGGGAAGGATACCAGGGCCTAATGAGACACCTTACAATAACATTCGGAGGCAAAATCCTGATGACAGTGCTAAG AGCTGCTGCTTTCCATGGGGCAGAAAATGA